One segment of Formicincola oecophyllae DNA contains the following:
- a CDS encoding adenylate/guanylate cyclase domain-containing protein — protein sequence MPIDEIVNPMIDPAIRRRQLIGLIVPIASVLLVTSVIAMVSYYSYSTIRQSAITLSHDLLHSQQRYITQEVSNYIAPAVTSGIIAHDMLDRENPIQNVDTFMLLGRSVLHNSSQVDSLYLANQQGDFLRVERAGNDYLQSAIVSIQGKRYYLDDLVDAEGRQIGQKTIPAGDFNPAKEPWFIGAVRHENYPGANRIFWTDPYQPHGSTQFVVTAAIAGRTLNGRQIVFAINISLNQLSDFINHLHVATTGQAVIVDLNGRVIAGHNMVDLGKPGFNAADVHLNPETQPVFVRALNLFRVLGDGAGIVRARGQNYVTMAADLPLAKRSWVLLLNAPESDFASFARVIGRQTVYLSLIVVSLAVFLACGLLFQGRRISRLHKTLAADQFNNEIDNSLVLRIANTPGLLDPEHEVPILTEVLAQRAGARRAGIWRLLPDGERLLCEDVFDTDGDVHGTGLEITRSVCPQLFENLSTFQVVDVGDAADSPSYQALWRLVMRPAGTRSLIYLPVIEMHQPLGVIMIENAQDPDAADRTMVLIASIVAIRFSQLKNSQPAHVAPLQEVLANNPPQGRMRNLPAFLLTPAGQKATAEGGVPDGLYPAVPILVLEFEEAFTLDEQAVKTRLKLVEELAAQIQEVADKTGLFSIQVSGKKVILVGGCTPQPDEAALLRLAEAAVAIRETCITMLAATTSPLMFRMGIDIGPVLAASLGDPPVFNVWGEALTNATLMCTTAPDGGQIQVSQQAYWGLRAYFLFRPRGDFYLPGDGVTCSYILAGKL from the coding sequence GTGCCGATAGACGAAATCGTCAACCCGATGATCGACCCCGCCATTAGGCGGCGGCAGCTCATTGGCCTGATTGTGCCCATCGCCAGTGTCCTGCTGGTGACCTCGGTCATCGCCATGGTGAGCTATTACAGCTACAGCACCATCCGCCAGAGCGCCATCACCCTCTCCCATGACCTGCTTCACAGCCAACAGCGCTATATCACGCAGGAAGTCAGCAACTACATCGCCCCTGCCGTCACCAGCGGCATCATCGCCCATGACATGCTCGACAGGGAAAACCCCATCCAGAACGTGGACACCTTCATGCTGCTGGGGCGCAGCGTCCTGCACAACTCAAGCCAGGTGGACAGCCTCTACCTGGCCAACCAGCAAGGTGATTTCCTGCGGGTAGAGCGTGCAGGCAACGACTATTTGCAGTCGGCCATCGTCTCCATCCAGGGCAAGCGCTACTACCTTGATGACCTGGTGGACGCCGAAGGACGGCAAATCGGCCAGAAAACCATCCCCGCTGGTGATTTTAACCCGGCCAAGGAACCATGGTTCATCGGGGCCGTGCGCCATGAGAATTACCCAGGCGCCAATCGCATTTTCTGGACAGACCCCTATCAGCCCCACGGCAGCACGCAGTTTGTGGTGACGGCGGCCATCGCCGGGCGCACGCTCAATGGCAGGCAGATCGTCTTCGCCATCAACATATCGCTCAACCAATTGTCGGACTTCATCAACCATTTGCATGTGGCCACAACGGGCCAGGCGGTGATTGTCGACCTCAACGGCAGGGTGATTGCCGGCCATAACATGGTTGACCTGGGCAAGCCCGGCTTCAACGCGGCTGATGTCCACCTCAACCCTGAGACGCAGCCTGTGTTCGTGCGGGCGCTGAACCTGTTCAGGGTGCTGGGCGATGGGGCCGGCATTGTGCGCGCGCGCGGGCAGAACTACGTCACTATGGCCGCTGACCTGCCCTTGGCCAAACGTTCCTGGGTGCTGCTGCTGAATGCGCCTGAGAGCGACTTCGCAAGCTTTGCGCGCGTCATCGGGCGGCAGACGGTCTATTTGTCGCTCATCGTGGTCTCCCTGGCAGTGTTCCTGGCGTGCGGCCTTTTGTTCCAGGGGCGGCGCATCAGCCGCCTTCACAAAACGCTGGCCGCCGACCAGTTCAACAACGAGATCGACAATTCCCTTGTGCTGCGCATCGCCAACACGCCAGGGCTGCTCGACCCAGAGCACGAAGTCCCCATCCTGACGGAGGTCCTGGCCCAGCGCGCAGGCGCCAGGCGGGCTGGCATATGGCGCCTGCTGCCTGATGGCGAGCGCCTGCTGTGTGAGGACGTGTTCGACACGGATGGTGACGTCCACGGCACGGGCCTGGAAATTACCCGGTCTGTCTGCCCGCAATTGTTTGAGAACCTCTCCACCTTCCAGGTGGTGGATGTGGGGGATGCTGCTGACAGTCCCTCCTACCAGGCTTTGTGGCGCTTGGTCATGCGCCCCGCCGGCACGCGTTCGCTGATTTACTTGCCCGTGATTGAAATGCACCAGCCACTTGGCGTCATCATGATTGAGAACGCCCAAGATCCAGACGCGGCCGACCGCACCATGGTGCTGATCGCTTCCATCGTGGCCATACGCTTCTCGCAGCTCAAGAACAGCCAGCCAGCCCATGTGGCTCCCTTGCAGGAGGTGCTGGCTAACAACCCCCCCCAAGGCCGGATGCGCAACCTGCCAGCCTTCCTCCTGACCCCTGCTGGGCAGAAGGCCACGGCGGAGGGAGGGGTGCCAGATGGCCTCTACCCCGCCGTGCCCATCCTGGTGCTGGAGTTTGAGGAGGCTTTCACCCTCGATGAGCAAGCGGTGAAGACGCGCCTGAAGCTTGTTGAGGAACTGGCCGCCCAAATCCAGGAGGTGGCCGACAAGACCGGGCTGTTCTCTATCCAGGTTAGCGGCAAGAAGGTCATCCTGGTGGGTGGCTGCACCCCCCAACCTGATGAGGCCGCCCTGCTGCGCCTGGCTGAGGCCGCCGTGGCCATCCGCGAAACGTGCATTACCATGTTGGCCGCCACAACATCGCCCTTGATGTTCCGCATGGGCATTGACATTGGCCCCGTCCTGGCCGCCAGCCTGGGCGACCCGCCCGTTTTCAATGTGTGGGGGGAGGCCCTGACCAACGCCACCTTGATGTGCACCACCGCCCCAGACGGCGGCCAGATCCAGGTTTCGCAGCAGGCTTACTGGGGGCTGCGGGCCTATTTCCTGTTCAGGCCGCGTGGTGATTTCTACCTGCCTGGCGATGGCGTGACGTGCAGCTACATCCTGGCAGGAAAGCTGTGA
- the hisI gene encoding phosphoribosyl-AMP cyclohydrolase — protein sequence MSNHKCQPGAAKPPSPPQGAWKAPAQGALEAILNQVRFDSAGLVAAMAQAEDGTLLMLAWMNRQALAETLSTGRVCYYSRSRQKLWRKGESSGQHQSLLDARLDCDGDAILLTVRQHGGQEGTGGVACHTGRRSCFHQRITPQGLHPSESPLITPGELYGTVGGAAAAP from the coding sequence ATGTCCAACCATAAATGCCAGCCTGGGGCTGCCAAGCCACCAAGCCCCCCTCAGGGCGCGTGGAAGGCGCCAGCCCAGGGGGCCTTGGAAGCTATCCTCAACCAGGTGCGCTTTGACAGCGCAGGCCTGGTCGCTGCCATGGCCCAGGCTGAGGACGGCACCCTTTTAATGCTGGCCTGGATGAACAGGCAGGCCTTGGCAGAAACGCTCAGCACAGGGCGTGTGTGCTACTACTCACGCTCCCGCCAGAAGCTGTGGCGCAAAGGGGAGAGTTCAGGTCAGCACCAAAGCCTGCTTGACGCACGCCTGGATTGTGATGGGGACGCCATTCTGCTGACGGTGCGCCAACATGGGGGCCAAGAGGGCACTGGGGGCGTGGCTTGCCACACGGGCAGGCGCAGCTGCTTTCACCAGCGTATCACTCCCCAGGGGCTGCACCCGAGCGAGAGCCCCCTCATCACCCCTGGTGAACTCTATGGCACGGTGGGCGGGGCTGCCGCAGCCCCTTGA
- a CDS encoding bestrophin family protein, with product MIIRHSHGFGILFRETLPTLALFTLWDVMVMVLYQLGHIAWLDQPALPMSLIGSALAIFLGIRNNAAYGRWWEARSLWGRLTNNCRNFGREAATLFNGAPELVRAMAAYPHYLAAALSRTPVDEGATALLPAAMRPRVEASLNKADAILYEIGLGLRRIAAQRGVDGAAHAGAENILSELANAQGGLERIANTPLPVQYALLPNIVTHLFCLLLPLSAVEPMGWFTPFGSSIIGVLFQMLDRSGSDLQEPFKPSPHALPMGVMAHTIETNLLQQVGQQARPVPPAVKGVLP from the coding sequence GTGATCATCCGCCATTCACACGGCTTTGGCATTCTGTTTCGCGAAACGCTGCCCACGCTTGCCCTGTTCACGCTTTGGGACGTGATGGTGATGGTGCTCTACCAGCTTGGCCACATCGCCTGGCTTGACCAGCCAGCTTTGCCGATGTCGCTCATCGGTTCGGCGCTGGCGATTTTCCTCGGCATTCGCAATAACGCGGCCTATGGGCGGTGGTGGGAGGCACGCTCTCTTTGGGGACGGCTGACCAACAACTGCCGCAATTTCGGCCGTGAGGCCGCAACCCTTTTCAACGGCGCCCCAGAGCTTGTGCGCGCCATGGCGGCCTACCCCCACTACCTGGCGGCAGCGCTTTCACGCACACCAGTGGACGAAGGTGCAACCGCCCTGCTACCCGCCGCCATGCGCCCGCGCGTTGAAGCCAGCCTGAACAAGGCTGACGCCATCCTTTATGAAATCGGGCTGGGGCTGCGCCGCATCGCAGCCCAGCGCGGCGTGGACGGTGCTGCCCACGCAGGCGCTGAGAACATCCTGTCGGAGCTAGCCAACGCCCAGGGCGGGCTGGAGCGCATCGCTAACACGCCACTGCCTGTTCAATATGCCCTCCTGCCCAACATCGTCACGCACTTGTTCTGCCTGTTGCTGCCGCTTTCAGCTGTGGAGCCCATGGGGTGGTTCACCCCGTTCGGTTCCAGCATCATCGGCGTATTGTTCCAGATGCTTGATCGCAGCGGCAGCGACCTGCAGGAGCCATTCAAGCCAAGCCCCCACGCCCTGCCCATGGGTGTTATGGCCCACACCATTGAAACCAACCTGCTTCAGCAGGTGGGGCAGCAAGCGCGCCCTGTCCCCCCAGCTGTTAAGGGGGTGCTGCCTTAA